ATCATGTGAATTAAAGCAAATTGCTTTCCCTTTAAATACTTTAATTGAAGGGTCAACACCACCGACTTTAATAACTGCACCTTTTGGAGCTAGGTTGCCGTATAAGATAGAAAGGCCACCTTCTTTATCATAAGGGTTATCTAAATGTCTGATTACATCTGCATTAGATATTGCTTTCCCTTCGTTGTTTTCTCTCAATGTTTTACCAGTTACGGTAATGCGATCAGGGTGTAACGTGCCTTCTTTTTTGAAGAGCTCATTAATTATTGCTGGAACACCGCCTGCTTCATGAACATCATGCATTGAATATGAAGAGCTTGGTGCAATTTTTGATAGGTAAGGTGTTTTTTTAGCTATTTCATTAATACGTGTTAAATCGTAATCAATACCTGCTTCGTTAGCAATTGCTAATGTGTGTAATACAGTATTTGTAGAACCACCCATCGCCATATCTAAAGCGAATGCGTCGTCGATAGCTTCTTTAGTGACGATATCTTTAGGTTTAATATCATTTTTAATATTATCGACTAATCTAAATGCAGCTTCTCTAATCATCTCTCTACGTTGATCACTGACTGCTAAGGCAGTGCCATTATATGGGAGAGCTAATCCTAATACTTCCATCAAACAGTTCATGGAATTAGCTGTAAACATTCCAGAACATGATCCACATGTGGGACATGCATTTTGTTCCATGTCTAAAAATTCTTCTTTCGAAATTGATCCATCTTTAAAGGCTCCAACAGCTTCGAACATTGACGATAGGGTAAGAGCTTTACCTTCTGTAGATAATCCTGCTTTCATCGGTCCACCTGAACAAAAGACAGCAGGGACGTTTGTTCTAACTGATGCTAACAACATACCTGGTGTGATTTTATCGCAGTTTGGAATGTAAAATACACCGTCGAACCAATGTGCATTGATTACTGTTTCTGCAGCGTCTGCAATTATTTCTCTTGAAGGTAATGAATATCTCATTCCTATATGACCCATTGCAATACCGTCGTCAACACCAATGGTATTGAATTCAAATGGTATCGCACCGGCTTCTCTTATTGCCTCCTTTGCGATATCAGCAAGCTCTCTTAAATGGACATGTCCTGGAACAATGTCTATATATGAGTTACAAATAGCTACAAAAGGTTTGTTCATATCTGTTGGTTTTTCTAATGCCCCAGTGGCATGTAAAAGACTTCGGGCTGGTGCCTGTTGATCTCCTTTTTTTATCATGTCGCTTCTCATGTGAATTCCCCCATAAAAAATGAAAATAAAAAGACGTCCCAATTATTATTGGGACGTCTTACCAGTCCCATTCAACTAGAAATAGGACTTAAACTTTTAGTAGTTTCTATACTAAAGTTCCAGTCCTATAAGCATAATAAAATGACTAAAATATTTGTTGTTGTTGGTTGATTTACTGTTGTATTATAAGTCATTTTATTATGCTCCTTTCCTCAAGAATGGTTTTTATATCATTTGTTTGAATTATCTAAAAATTTGATAAACTTAATTTACTACATGTTAGACGTCGTGTCAATGATTGTTGCCAATTTTCTTTCAATTCTCACAATTTTTTATGAAAAAGAACTTGGTCAGTAATAAAGTATTATCAAGAAAAGTTTGTTAAAATGTAGAAGTTAAATATAAAAAGTACTAATATTTGAACTAAATATTGTCATAAAGGAAGATTAAATATTAATAAATCAAGTGTAACAATAATAATAGGAGTAGAGACATGATAAGTATTAATAACTTACAAGATATGGAAACATTTGGCCATTGTTTAACTAGATATTTGAGCGCGGGCGACATAATATTGCTAAACGG
The genomic region above belongs to Staphylococcus durrellii and contains:
- the ilvD gene encoding dihydroxy-acid dehydratase produces the protein MRSDMIKKGDQQAPARSLLHATGALEKPTDMNKPFVAICNSYIDIVPGHVHLRELADIAKEAIREAGAIPFEFNTIGVDDGIAMGHIGMRYSLPSREIIADAAETVINAHWFDGVFYIPNCDKITPGMLLASVRTNVPAVFCSGGPMKAGLSTEGKALTLSSMFEAVGAFKDGSISKEEFLDMEQNACPTCGSCSGMFTANSMNCLMEVLGLALPYNGTALAVSDQRREMIREAAFRLVDNIKNDIKPKDIVTKEAIDDAFALDMAMGGSTNTVLHTLAIANEAGIDYDLTRINEIAKKTPYLSKIAPSSSYSMHDVHEAGGVPAIINELFKKEGTLHPDRITVTGKTLRENNEGKAISNADVIRHLDNPYDKEGGLSILYGNLAPKGAVIKVGGVDPSIKVFKGKAICFNSHDEAVEAIDNHTVREGHVVVIRYEGPKGGPGMPEMLAPTSSIVGRGLGKDVALITDGRFSGATRGIAVGHISPEAASGGPIGLIRDGDDITINLIDRTLEAEVPTETLEARKQELNPFKAKVKTGYLARYTALVTSANTGGIMQVPENLI